Sequence from the Zeugodacus cucurbitae isolate PBARC_wt_2022May chromosome 2, idZeuCucr1.2, whole genome shotgun sequence genome:
GGGCTACGCAATGATAAACAGGCtattttcgattttaatttttaatttgtcttCTCATCCCCTCCAATAGACTCGTGGCATatgtgcatgtacatatgtacgtatgcatgCTTATGTTGACTTCGGATAAGTCACTTCTTTCATTTGTCCTAAAAGCCACCCCACCTTCACTATATAACCTGTGAGCACCCATAAACCCAATAAACGCATACAAAGAATTGAAACACGATACACTAATGCAGGGGATATAAATAGACCAAGGCAGCGAGTGAGCATTTTGAAAGAAGAAAGGAAATTGCTTTcgtgtgaaatattaaaaaaggtaAAGCGACTTTCACCAAATTTCACGCAACAAAGACGAGCAGCAGCCACACACAGCCACTCACGCAGCCAATTACGAAAAATGCGAAAGCACGAATACATATTTCGACAGTTTGACGTAGATTTTAGTGCTGCTGTCAAATACATTTTCAGCTAAGCTGTCGTCCCTCCGAGGGGATTTGGCAGTGCGAACTTTGTACCTccctttgtatgtgtgtgttgggaAAGTCGGGTTTGTCTATCAATTGATGCgttgttgtgcttttatttTCCCATTATTTTgaagtgtgtgtctgtgtaaacACTTTGTTTATTCCTTTTagatttttcgcattttacaacttattttcttattattttagatgTGTGTTTGCTAAACTGCAAGTCCAGCGGTGAGTCAATCTAAAATACGCACTAATGcgattgcttttaattttttattgcttcttgctttattttttcatactcaTGCACGATGTGTATTCGTGTGACAAATTTGGTTGGCCATATCTTCGGAAATGAATTTTCCACttaataaaacattaataaattcGGCGTGTGCTTCTTgtggtaatttatttttttgtctcaTTCATATCCAAATTCAATTTATGACGTCTGCAGCTGCAAATAAAGGTCGGTAGATACGTTTGTTGGTTTTCATACAGATATTAGTATCATCTGTAGGCATTGAAAGCCTTCGAGCTCAGTTTTCTCTATTCTTATTGATGCGATACCCCCGGACTTCTTCGGACTTCTTTagttatggttcgatttcgaccatttttagATAGTtagttttatttcgatatctttatttgtgataaaatttggtaatataaaataaaaagaagggGTATAATATggtgttatatgtatgtaaatccaaTCTCATTGTTGTCTATTTTGTCTAAGCTACTCGAAGCTGTCATTATCAAAAGACTTGAGAACATAATTGAAGAAAAAGGTATCATACCAATTCATCAATTCGGTTTTAGGACTCAACCTTCCACAATCGATCAAGTACATCGCATAACGAACATAATAGAAGATGCGatggaaaataaattgatttgcaCAGCTGTGTTTCTAGACGTATCTcaggcattcgatagagtatggcaccatggtttactttataaattaagacGTTTCTTACCACAATACCTAACTGACTTACTTGAATCTTACTTGAGCAACCGCTACTTCAGAATCAAGCAGGGACAATCGTATACCACATTGCAACCAATAAAAACAGGAGTACCCCAAGGTAGTATCCTGGGACCacttttatatatcttgttCACTACCAACATGCCTACGCCGACAAACTGTACAATTGCCACATTTGCTGATGATACCTGCATCATAACGACAGGCAAAAGCGAAGTGGAAACGGCCAACAGAATGCAATCCGCAATTAACGAAATAGTGGAATGGACACGGAGATGGTGCATTACTTTAAACGAGACGAAATCAATACACGTAAACTACACGAACAAAAGTGCTAGATATATTCCTTTACATATTGGTAATGTGGTAGTCCCATACTCCACCTCTGCGAAATATCTAGGCATAACGCTAGATGCAAAGCTGAAATGGAAAgagcacatacaaaaaaaagttgcagaactaaatctaagatatagcaaaataagctggttaatcggtaacaaatcgcagctaacaacatcaaataaaattctcgtaTATAATCAAACGTTGAAACCTATTTGGACATACGGAATTCAACTGTGCTGTAAGTTAAGCTCCTTTCatttctttacaatataaatatagttttaacCCTTCTGCACAAATTGGGTCAAAATGACCCAAATTTAAGAAACAAACGCGTATTACCATGCCTTAGGATGGCTAATTGCTTATAAAACCATTTTGATATCCTCAGTCTGAGTCTTATGATGAGTTGtacgtacacattttttttccagGACGAGCcagtttttttacataattttttaaaaacttttcgtaCGCGTATACAATTTGTGGGTAATTTTGATCACCAAGACAATGTATGCTTAAATGTGACTAAACAGGAAAAGCGTGCTAGTGCTTCATCATTCGGCAGAGACTAGGGATGATCAGAAAAAGAAACCAGAAATAATACATCACTATAATGCGACTAAAGCAGGTGTTGATGCGCTGGACCAATTAGTAGCAACGTACACATGTAAACGCCAAGCGAAACGATGGCCAGTTGCACTCTTTTCTAATATGGTCGATGTTTCGGGATATAACGCATATGTTATATGGACCGAACTTAATCCCGAATGGAACAGAACTAAAAACTTTAGCGGCGATTATTTTTAGTAGACTTGGCCACATCTTTGGTAACCCCGCACATTGCACGCCGAAAGCGAATGCCCTATGGTCCTTCTGCAAAAAGAGTTGTGGAAAACATCCAGGAAGCAGTCGCAGCAGACACTCCCAGATTATCCACGGTCGTGCAGCCTCAAGATTCTCCTTTATGCTTCTTGGGTAAGAGACAAAGGTGTTTGTATTGTCCACATACTAAAAATTCCAGCAAGCATTCAGTTCGTTGCGATAAATGCtagaaatttatatgcaaacaacATAGTGTAAAGGCAGTTATGTGTATAAATTGTCAGAATTGATGTATTTTTTACTGACTcctattgaaaacaattttgaatttgttaattttatcttagaataataaaaaaatgagtttGCCATTATAATTTTACCATACTGACGTGTTTTTGCTATTGGGTCATAATGACCCACAAATTGTTTATGAGGGGTTCAATCTCAATTTGTGCAGAAGGGTTAATTAACTTTGTGGCAATAAAGtcgaaagttatgaaaatatagaCAAACCCatccaaatacatataatattgatCTAATTAATATCGCAGAGATCTCTCTTAAAGTTCAAAACAATCcgacttatttttgtttatttatcgtTTTCTTGAAGAACTTTTTTGCTGCAAGAAAAAACTTACAAAAGTGAAGAGTTAATTAAAAGCATTCATTTTAACATAACCTAATATGAATTGTGTTCAAACTTTGAACGGACGAAATTTAGAATAAGCTTTTCAAGTACCTGTCTAACCGCCTTCCACAAGGTGTGTCAAAGAGGAAAAGTTTAATTGTTATATGAATAAAGAAGTGCATTTGAAACAGCAAAAGCACATCACCATGTGAAAGAAAAAAGCCTCTACACTTTttgcataattaaatatttttggtattaaaGGAAATATCCTTTGTCAAAGATATTCTCATCCATATTATTCTTGTTTGTAGAATACGAATATTTGTGGCAGAAAAGGAAATGAGAGAGCTATTAACACAAGCACATTCAAGTTTCCCTTTTCAACAAGCGTTAgattttaaagtttaaattgcTGCCATTCacatgctacatacatatatgtatgtatatatatataaatgataaatatatGAAGTCTAAAAAGTCATCAAAATTCACAAGGCGTAAGCCACAGAAAGTTATGAATTttacatatgatttttttagtatttacacTTGCGACTTTTGGTTCAcagacttatatatgtatatgtacaattcGTAACGGTACACTGCAAACCATTTAAGTAAAATGCTcaacacaacagcaacatatacacataccagtgtcaacatatgtatctacatgcTCTCAGTCTTGTTTGTATACACAgatgtataagtaaatatatgtacatgcatatgtatctcTATTCACTTAAGCCGATAGGTAAGTAAGAACGCCGCAAAGTGCTTTCGCAACAGGCTGATAAAAAGTAAATGCCCTGCCTCCTTATGTGTGTCAACACATTATAATAACTGTCGACAGAGAGATAAgacattttatacaatttttattacacgCCCCATAGCGCCTGAAATTCTGCTTCAACGTTTCACTTTTAATGTCAGGTCTAAGTCAATTTCAATGCAAAGAgtctttaattttaaaatattctacagaTTTGACTCAAaccaaatatttaatgaaagtatgaacatacatacatatttacgcagaTATTTAACTGTTATATTTGGGAATCAGTTTGTGCAATCTATACGTTGGAGTCGATAacgagataaaaaaaatataaaataaaatagattttaaaattatgttgaatcaaattattaaaaataaattaaattaaatattaaagaaatacagaaaatgttactcataaCAGCcagaatgttaaaaaaaaaaacagaaagaatTCCTGAAATCTTCAaccatttaacaaaaaatatatcttttggACTGTGTTTTGAagaatattcatttttattagtCCTAAATATCTCAACAAGCATTTAAATTTGACCAAATCCATGAGGGGAAGAGCTGCGTACGGGCACATAATATTCACCAGACACTACATACGAATTGGTTACTGCACCCATTTTTATACCACTGTAAGAGCTGCCACATTTATCCTTCACTGCTTCTTGATAGTCACCACAACGTATACTGGGGTAGTCATCACGAGCTATAGCCTCAGCGTAGTAAGTACATGAACGGCCATGACTGCAGGCACCAGTTACATCCAATGGACAACCAGGTTGACTCTTGCCACCATTGGGGTAGAAAGCGCCCTTACCAATTGGTTTAAGGAAACCCAATTCACCACCGTTGGTCTGAATTGATTCGACATAATGAGCATCATCCGAGTTGAGACGTTTGTTGGGTTTGTCGTAACTGAACAGTGGCAGGGCGGGGTCCAAACCGACTATGGCGTGAAGTAAGCCATTTTTAGTGTTCTTACCCGCAAAACCGGCAACATGAGCACCCAAACTGTGACCGATCACTTCGGTTTCATCCAAACTCATACCGAATTGATCGACCAAATAGTTGATCATACTGGCAACCTTTTCTCCCACTTTGGGTACTGCCAAAACGGAGGAAGCGTAATCAACGGAACGTGCGCGTTCCCAATCCACAACGATCACATTGTATTTGCCACGTCCCAACCAGGCAGCACGAATATCCTTATTCATACCGGCGGTGTAGCTCTGAGTCCAGCCATGAATGACGAATCTGTAATGATATTTATAGGTTTTATATATGAAAGTGTTAGATTTTTTTCCGTTTTGTCGTACCTCGTTGGGTTTGCTGCATCGAATTCAGAACTGGTAATGGACTTAAAGCTTTCTGTAATCTTTTGTCCTTTGGACGGATTTCTATTGGTGTACAAGTAGAAAGTCACTGGCACCGGTAAGAGACGACTTTGCATTTCTTCTTGTTTCTCCAGTTCATTTAGCATTTGTTCGCCCTCTTCGCGTGAGA
This genomic interval carries:
- the LOC105215657 gene encoding phospholipase A1-like; its protein translation is MKVLVILAFCVLAVTAVPVPEQERVNGENGWYVPQVDGSLVWVSREEGEQMLNELEKQEEMQSRLLPVPVTFYLYTNRNPSKGQKITESFKSITSSEFDAANPTRFVIHGWTQSYTAGMNKDIRAAWLGRGKYNVIVVDWERARSVDYASSVLAVPKVGEKVASMINYLVDQFGMSLDETEVIGHSLGAHVAGFAGKNTKNGLLHAIVGLDPALPLFSYDKPNKRLNSDDAHYVESIQTNGGELGFLKPIGKGAFYPNGGKSQPGCPLDVTGACSHGRSCTYYAEAIARDDYPSIRCGDYQEAVKDKCGSSYSGIKMGAVTNSYVVSGEYYVPVRSSSPHGFGQI